Proteins found in one Rhodovulum sp. MB263 genomic segment:
- a CDS encoding efflux RND transporter periplasmic adaptor subunit yields MARQIGLSVLLLAGTLALWVVFVPGARPWLDRIGIGALLGLAPSAPEAGTGPSGPRAGPVAVTVEEVAEGRIRDRVAAIGDGRALRSVMLRSKVTGEVVAIGIRDGDRVAAGDLIVQLDDEAERIAVDRAQLVLEDARDEAQRVRRLETTGAVTEVRRREADLALRTAELELRQAEFDLSERTVRAPFAGWAGVLDIAVGDRVSSQDALASIVDRSRILIDFHVPERVVGEVREGLALSARPLGMPGRVLEGRVHAVDNAVDPASRTLRVQGELDNADDLLRGGMSFEVVLNFEGEPLPMVDPLAVQWSSSGAYVWALREGRAARVPVAIRQRNADSVLVEADLAVGEPVVVEGLQTLREGAELRVVGPQAGRALPRTARDAG; encoded by the coding sequence ATGGCACGGCAAATAGGTCTCTCCGTCCTGCTTCTGGCTGGCACGCTTGCGCTTTGGGTTGTCTTCGTTCCGGGGGCACGACCCTGGCTCGACCGGATCGGTATCGGTGCCCTGCTGGGGCTGGCGCCTTCCGCACCCGAGGCGGGGACGGGCCCCTCGGGGCCGCGTGCCGGGCCTGTGGCCGTCACCGTCGAGGAGGTCGCGGAAGGTCGTATCCGGGACCGGGTGGCCGCCATCGGCGACGGCCGCGCGCTGCGCTCGGTCATGCTGCGTTCGAAGGTCACGGGCGAGGTGGTCGCGATCGGTATCCGCGACGGCGATCGGGTGGCGGCGGGCGATCTGATCGTGCAGCTCGACGACGAGGCCGAGCGGATCGCGGTCGACCGCGCGCAACTGGTTCTGGAGGATGCCCGCGACGAGGCCCAGAGGGTGAGGCGCCTGGAAACCACCGGGGCCGTCACCGAGGTCCGGCGCCGCGAGGCCGATCTGGCGCTTAGAACGGCCGAGCTGGAGCTGCGCCAGGCCGAATTCGATCTGTCCGAACGCACCGTTCGCGCGCCCTTTGCGGGCTGGGCGGGGGTGCTCGACATCGCTGTCGGCGACCGGGTTTCGAGTCAGGACGCGCTGGCCAGCATCGTCGACCGCAGCCGCATCCTGATCGACTTTCACGTCCCCGAGCGGGTGGTCGGAGAGGTCAGGGAGGGGCTGGCCCTGAGCGCGCGGCCGCTGGGCATGCCGGGCCGGGTGCTGGAGGGGCGCGTCCATGCCGTCGACAATGCCGTCGACCCGGCCAGCCGCACGCTGCGGGTGCAGGGCGAGCTGGACAATGCCGACGATCTTCTGCGCGGCGGCATGTCCTTCGAGGTGGTGCTGAATTTCGAGGGCGAACCGCTGCCCATGGTCGATCCGCTGGCGGTGCAATGGTCGAGTTCGGGCGCCTATGTCTGGGCGCTGCGCGAGGGCCGCGCGGCGCGGGTGCCGGTGGCGATCCGTCAGCGCAATGCCGACAGCGTGCTGGTCGAGGCCGATCTGGCGGTCGGCGAGCCGGTAGTGGTCGAGGGGCTGCAGACGCTGCGCGAGGGCGCCGAACTGCGCGTCGTCGGGCCGCAGGCGGGGCGGGCCCTGCCGCGTACGGCGCGCGACGCGGGCTAG
- a CDS encoding cold-shock protein has protein sequence MATGTVKWFNSTKGFGFIAPDGGKKDVFVHISAVERSGLAGLQDGQKVSFEIEAGRDGRESATKLAEI, from the coding sequence ATGGCTACCGGCACCGTGAAATGGTTCAACAGCACCAAAGGCTTCGGCTTCATCGCTCCCGACGGCGGCAAGAAAGACGTGTTCGTGCACATCTCTGCCGTCGAACGTTCTGGCCTGGCCGGCCTGCAAGACGGTCAAAAAGTGTCGTTCGAAATCGAAGCCGGCCGCGACGGCCGTGAATCGGCGACCAAACTGGCCGAGATCTGA
- a CDS encoding TRAP transporter substrate-binding protein has translation MAAERRAGRLAGTPIARLLGAVTAATAAIWTAGAALAQDYTFKLHHFLPATSPTQTETLEPWARAVEARSGGRVRIEIYPSMTLGGRPPELVTQARDGVVDLIWVVNGYTPGLFPRTEVMELPNVYVNDPGAANLALADLFETDLKPDYKGLEVMFLHVHAGNGIALRGPEVHAPADLAGRKMRIPSRTGAWVLEALGAVPVAMPVPELPQALQKGVVDGALVPFEIVPALKLQDQTDRLIEGDRNTRFGTTTFQLSMNKARWDSLPPEIRTAFREASGPDWLAELGRIWRGTEETGVAITTAAGKAHQVLSPEETETFRTALEPVVARWIEDADRRGIDGAGLVARARAAIAAHASR, from the coding sequence ATGGCAGCGGAACGCAGAGCAGGACGGCTGGCCGGAACACCGATCGCAAGGCTGCTCGGCGCAGTTACCGCGGCAACGGCCGCGATCTGGACCGCGGGCGCGGCACTGGCGCAGGACTATACCTTCAAGCTGCACCATTTCCTGCCTGCGACCTCGCCCACCCAGACCGAGACGCTCGAGCCCTGGGCCCGCGCGGTCGAGGCACGCTCGGGCGGCAGGGTCAGGATCGAGATCTACCCCTCGATGACGCTGGGCGGACGCCCGCCCGAACTGGTGACCCAGGCCCGCGACGGGGTGGTCGACCTTATCTGGGTCGTGAACGGCTACACGCCGGGCCTGTTTCCGCGGACCGAGGTGATGGAGCTGCCGAATGTCTATGTGAACGATCCGGGGGCGGCCAATCTGGCGCTGGCCGATCTGTTCGAGACCGACCTCAAACCCGATTACAAGGGCCTCGAGGTGATGTTCCTGCATGTCCATGCCGGCAACGGCATCGCGCTGCGCGGCCCCGAGGTGCACGCCCCGGCCGATCTGGCCGGCCGCAAGATGCGGATCCCGTCGCGCACGGGGGCCTGGGTGCTCGAGGCGCTGGGCGCGGTGCCGGTGGCGATGCCGGTGCCCGAGCTGCCGCAGGCGCTGCAGAAGGGCGTGGTCGACGGTGCGCTGGTGCCCTTCGAGATCGTGCCCGCGCTGAAGCTGCAGGACCAGACCGACCGGCTGATCGAGGGCGACCGCAATACCCGCTTCGGCACCACCACCTTCCAGCTTTCGATGAACAAGGCGCGCTGGGACAGTCTGCCGCCCGAGATCCGGACCGCGTTCCGCGAGGCCTCGGGCCCCGACTGGCTGGCCGAGCTCGGCCGGATCTGGCGCGGCACCGAAGAGACCGGGGTCGCGATCACCACCGCCGCGGGCAAGGCCCATCAGGTTCTGAGCCCCGAGGAAACCGAAACCTTCCGGACCGCGCTCGAGCCCGTGGTCGCGCGCTGGATCGAGGATGCCGACCGTCGTGGCATCGACGGCGCGGGTCTGGTCGCCCGCGCCCGCGCCGCGATCGCGGCCCATGCCAGCCGATGA
- a CDS encoding TRAP transporter small permease has protein sequence MRLRRALAAAVAFWAILGGLVLAGVVALNVISILGGLLGHPVPGDFELTEIGTAIAVFAFLPWCQLTRANVTADVFTMGASRIWAARMSLAGSLAALAVAGVLLWRMSLGLGDQQAYGYTTAILQIPLWPCFLPVLASLALLALAAVATLTEDAAAARGRGHA, from the coding sequence ATGAGGCTGCGGCGCGCGCTGGCCGCTGCGGTCGCGTTCTGGGCGATCCTCGGCGGACTGGTGCTTGCGGGCGTGGTCGCGCTCAACGTGATCTCGATCCTCGGCGGGCTGCTCGGCCATCCGGTCCCGGGCGATTTCGAGCTGACCGAGATCGGCACCGCCATCGCCGTCTTCGCCTTCCTGCCCTGGTGCCAGCTGACCCGCGCCAATGTCACCGCCGATGTCTTCACCATGGGCGCCTCGCGGATCTGGGCCGCGCGGATGAGCCTTGCCGGATCGCTGGCCGCCCTTGCCGTGGCCGGGGTCCTGCTCTGGCGCATGAGCCTCGGGCTCGGCGATCAGCAGGCCTATGGCTACACCACCGCGATCCTGCAGATCCCGCTCTGGCCCTGTTTCCTGCCGGTGCTGGCCTCGCTCGCGCTGCTGGCGCTGGCGGCGGTGGCGACGCTGACCGAAGATGCCGCCGCCGCGCGCGGGAGGGGGCATGCCTGA
- a CDS encoding TRAP transporter large permease, with protein MPDPMMLGLTGLGALVLLIAGRMPIAYAMILVGGAGIAALNGPALLLNQLKTLAWGQFSIYDLTVVPLFVLMGALAGRAGLSAALFRAGAAWLGWMRGGTAMAAIAACAGFGAVCGSSLATASTMGKVALPELRRQNYSGALATGTLAAGGTLGILIPPSVVLILYAVLVEANVVTMFMAALVPGALAVLLFLLTIAGYVALRPGAGPAHAPAGRAEFRAATLGVLPVLGIFALVLGGIYLGLYNPTPGGGVGVALVWAYGTLRGRLGLGALRASVLETAATSGMIYLILLGAELMKIFMSRAGLPQAGAEWIAGAGLAPLAVLVLVLAALIVLGCLMDSLSMILLVIPFFWPVLVEVNGGLYQMAEGAGFGMGTEDLKIWFGILALIVVELGLITPPVGMNVFVISSLARDVPMAETFRGVLPFFLAELFRVGLLLAFPALVLWLPGALGG; from the coding sequence ATGCCTGACCCGATGATGCTGGGCCTGACCGGGCTTGGCGCGCTGGTCCTCTTGATCGCGGGGCGGATGCCCATCGCCTATGCGATGATCCTCGTAGGCGGCGCGGGCATCGCCGCGCTGAACGGCCCGGCGCTTTTGCTGAACCAGCTCAAGACGCTGGCCTGGGGCCAGTTCTCGATCTACGATCTGACGGTCGTGCCGCTCTTCGTGCTGATGGGGGCGCTTGCCGGGCGGGCTGGACTGTCGGCCGCGCTGTTCCGGGCCGGGGCGGCCTGGCTCGGCTGGATGCGGGGCGGCACCGCGATGGCCGCCATTGCCGCCTGCGCGGGCTTCGGCGCGGTCTGCGGCTCGTCGCTGGCCACCGCCTCGACCATGGGCAAGGTCGCCCTGCCCGAGCTGCGCCGCCAGAACTATTCGGGCGCGCTGGCGACCGGCACGCTGGCTGCGGGCGGTACGCTCGGCATCCTGATCCCGCCCTCGGTGGTGCTGATCCTCTATGCGGTCCTGGTCGAGGCCAATGTCGTCACCATGTTCATGGCAGCCCTCGTGCCGGGCGCACTGGCGGTCCTGCTGTTCCTTCTGACCATCGCGGGCTATGTCGCGCTCCGCCCCGGCGCAGGTCCCGCCCATGCCCCGGCCGGGCGGGCCGAGTTCCGCGCCGCGACCCTTGGCGTGCTGCCGGTGCTGGGCATCTTCGCGCTGGTGCTGGGCGGCATCTATCTGGGGCTTTACAACCCCACGCCGGGGGGGGGCGTGGGTGTCGCGCTGGTCTGGGCCTATGGCACGCTCCGCGGACGGCTCGGCCTTGGCGCGCTCCGCGCCTCGGTGCTCGAGACCGCCGCGACCTCGGGCATGATCTACCTGATCCTGCTGGGCGCCGAACTGATGAAGATCTTCATGTCCCGCGCGGGCCTGCCGCAGGCGGGCGCCGAATGGATCGCGGGCGCGGGGCTTGCGCCGCTCGCGGTGCTGGTGCTGGTGCTGGCCGCGCTGATCGTGCTGGGTTGCCTGATGGACAGCCTGTCGATGATCCTGCTGGTGATCCCGTTCTTCTGGCCGGTGCTGGTCGAGGTCAATGGCGGGCTTTACCAGATGGCCGAGGGCGCGGGCTTCGGCATGGGCACCGAGGATCTGAAGATCTGGTTCGGCATCCTCGCGCTGATCGTGGTCGAGCTGGGTCTGATCACCCCGCCCGTCGGCATGAATGTCTTCGTGATCTCGTCGCTCGCCCGCGACGTGCCGATGGCCGAGACCTTCCGGGGCGTGTTGCCCTTCTTCCTGGCCGAGCTTTTCCGCGTCGGCCTCCTGCTGGCCTTTCCGGCGCTGGTGCTTTGGCTGCCAGGCGCTCTGGGCGGCTGA
- the opgC gene encoding OpgC domain-containing protein, translating into MSRPEPVSVPVKRPRDPRIDAFRGLALVMIFIDHVPGNPYEHWTIRNFGFSDAAEAFFVMSGIAAGLAYSGRFAAPQIRLNGLWAAIRPIWGRSWTLYIVHVLLSAWAIAIFAWGAMALGVPELLTKINLRQVFENTAEALIGIPLLTHQFGYVNILPAYSVLLLFAPLAIFIGMRAPRLMVSVAIAIWFVAGMWRLDLPNYPNPGGWFFNPLSWQIIFVLGLLTGIHMRRGERFVARRRWLFWLAVAFLGGVFLWAQIPALGQQMNALMRQAGQAGLPFHLVGFDKTYVSLPRMLHVLALFYVLSCLPAVVRLAGSRVAAPLRLMGRHGLLVFSFGTAVSLLFQVLMAGYPDLALLPWLLPPLGVAAMLVAAMLAQAARREPRRVPLPVAQPVTDPVPEPLTDPVTAPAGPLPEAAAVAAAVPCPDCSADPLPATVLPSGGRAPGLQPAE; encoded by the coding sequence ATGTCGCGGCCTGAGCCCGTATCCGTTCCCGTCAAGCGTCCGCGCGATCCCCGGATCGACGCGTTCCGCGGCCTCGCACTGGTGATGATCTTCATCGACCATGTGCCCGGCAATCCCTATGAACACTGGACGATCCGCAATTTCGGCTTTTCCGATGCGGCCGAGGCCTTCTTCGTGATGTCGGGTATCGCCGCCGGGCTGGCCTATTCCGGTCGCTTCGCCGCGCCGCAGATCCGGCTGAACGGGCTCTGGGCCGCGATCCGTCCGATCTGGGGGCGGTCCTGGACGCTTTACATCGTCCATGTGCTGCTGAGCGCCTGGGCCATCGCGATCTTCGCCTGGGGGGCGATGGCGCTGGGCGTGCCCGAGCTGCTGACCAAGATCAACCTCCGGCAGGTGTTCGAGAATACCGCCGAGGCGCTGATCGGCATTCCGCTCCTGACCCACCAGTTCGGCTATGTGAACATCCTGCCTGCCTATTCGGTGCTGCTGCTCTTCGCCCCGCTGGCGATCTTCATCGGGATGCGGGCGCCGCGGCTGATGGTCTCGGTCGCGATCGCGATCTGGTTCGTCGCCGGGATGTGGCGGCTCGATCTGCCGAACTATCCCAATCCGGGCGGCTGGTTCTTCAACCCGCTCTCTTGGCAGATCATCTTCGTGCTGGGGCTTCTGACCGGCATCCATATGCGCCGGGGCGAGCGCTTCGTTGCGCGGCGGCGCTGGCTGTTCTGGTTGGCCGTGGCCTTTCTCGGGGGCGTCTTCCTCTGGGCGCAGATCCCCGCGCTGGGCCAGCAGATGAACGCACTGATGCGGCAGGCAGGCCAGGCGGGGCTGCCATTCCACCTGGTAGGCTTCGACAAGACCTATGTCTCGCTGCCGCGGATGCTGCATGTGCTGGCGCTGTTTTATGTTCTGTCCTGCCTGCCTGCGGTCGTCCGGCTCGCGGGCAGCCGGGTGGCGGCGCCGCTGCGGCTGATGGGCCGGCACGGGCTTCTGGTCTTCTCCTTCGGCACTGCGGTCTCGCTGCTGTTCCAGGTGCTGATGGCGGGCTATCCCGATCTGGCGCTGCTGCCCTGGCTGCTGCCGCCGCTGGGCGTGGCCGCGATGCTGGTCGCGGCGATGCTGGCCCAGGCCGCCCGACGCGAGCCTCGCCGCGTGCCGCTGCCCGTGGCCCAGCCCGTGACCGATCCGGTGCCCGAGCCGCTGACCGACCCGGTGACGGCGCCTGCCGGTCCGCTACCCGAGGCGGCGGCGGTCGCGGCGGCCGTTCCCTGTCCGGACTGCTCTGCCGATCCGCTTCCGGCGACGGTGCTGCCCTCCGGGGGGCGGGCGCCGGGGCTGCAACCGGCCGAATAG
- the mdoH gene encoding glucans biosynthesis glucosyltransferase MdoH has translation MSRILASGFRTRLLRGLAIGFSLAAASVAASLLAEASAQDGVDPWDLARTTLIFITTAWLAWGAAGAFIGLLGHLRRTPEPQLKLPHQPTVVLVPICNEDPLTTFARIAAMDGSIQAVGLRCDIAVLSDTRDPENAVRERDAFARLLAETGGAGRIFYRRRTDNRGRKAGNIEDFIQSSGGAYEFALILDADSLMEGVTIRRMIARMQADPRLGLLQTLPKIIGAGSLFGRAMQFSASFHSPVFARGLARLQGNTGPFWGHNAMVRVRAFAESCGLPALQGKPPFGGHILSHDYVEAALLARAGWRVKLDETIEGSFEEGPDNILAYAKRDRRWCQGNLQHMRLLLAPGLAGWSRFVFLQGIFAYLVSLLWGAFLIASLLATVFAPAPDYFPEPYQLFPVFPSDRTKEIITLLIGICGLLLLPKLSILIGAVLSRRAKGFGGGRRAAASVLTEILLTSLLAPLMLMYQSRAVLQVLSGRDGGWPANQRGEGKLSLLQGLRAGLWITLTGAAALAIVTRIAPDLTIWLLPVCLPMLIAPLLIAWTSRPLTHSLFAVPQEADAAPVIRAYRDLVRRWMAEDASKEAVDVAA, from the coding sequence ATGTCCCGCATCCTTGCGTCCGGTTTCCGGACCCGCCTGCTGCGCGGGCTGGCGATCGGCTTTTCCCTCGCCGCGGCCTCCGTGGCAGCGTCCCTTCTGGCCGAGGCCTCTGCACAGGATGGCGTCGATCCCTGGGACTTGGCCCGGACCACACTGATCTTCATCACCACGGCCTGGCTGGCCTGGGGCGCGGCCGGGGCCTTTATTGGTCTTCTCGGCCATCTGCGCCGGACCCCCGAGCCGCAGCTGAAGCTGCCGCATCAGCCGACCGTGGTGCTGGTGCCGATCTGCAACGAGGATCCGCTGACAACCTTTGCCCGGATCGCGGCCATGGACGGCTCGATCCAGGCGGTCGGCCTGCGCTGCGACATCGCGGTGCTGTCCGATACCCGCGACCCGGAAAATGCGGTGCGCGAGCGCGACGCCTTCGCGCGGCTTCTGGCCGAGACAGGCGGGGCAGGGCGCATCTTCTACCGTCGCCGCACCGACAATCGCGGCCGCAAGGCGGGCAATATCGAGGATTTCATCCAGAGCTCGGGCGGCGCCTACGAATTCGCCCTGATCCTCGATGCCGACAGCCTGATGGAGGGCGTGACCATCCGCCGGATGATCGCGCGGATGCAGGCCGACCCGAGGCTCGGGCTGTTGCAGACCCTGCCCAAGATCATCGGCGCGGGCTCGCTGTTCGGCCGCGCGATGCAGTTCTCGGCAAGCTTCCATTCGCCGGTCTTCGCGCGGGGCCTGGCGCGGCTGCAGGGCAATACCGGCCCGTTCTGGGGCCATAACGCCATGGTGCGGGTGCGCGCTTTCGCCGAAAGCTGCGGCCTGCCCGCGCTGCAGGGCAAGCCGCCCTTCGGCGGTCATATCCTCAGCCATGACTATGTCGAGGCGGCGCTTCTGGCGCGGGCCGGCTGGCGCGTGAAACTCGACGAGACCATCGAGGGCTCGTTCGAGGAGGGCCCCGACAACATCCTTGCCTATGCCAAGCGCGACCGCCGCTGGTGCCAGGGCAACCTTCAACACATGCGCCTTTTGCTGGCGCCGGGGCTTGCCGGCTGGAGCCGCTTCGTCTTCCTGCAGGGCATCTTCGCCTATCTGGTGTCGCTGCTCTGGGGCGCCTTCCTGATCGCCTCGCTGCTGGCCACCGTCTTCGCGCCCGCGCCCGATTATTTCCCCGAACCCTATCAGCTTTTCCCGGTCTTCCCGTCGGACCGCACGAAAGAGATCATCACTCTTCTGATCGGCATCTGCGGGCTGCTTCTGCTGCCCAAGCTGTCGATCCTCATCGGTGCGGTGCTGTCGCGGCGGGCGAAGGGCTTCGGCGGCGGCAGGCGGGCCGCAGCTTCGGTCCTGACCGAGATCCTGCTGACCTCGCTGCTGGCGCCGCTGATGCTGATGTATCAGTCGCGCGCGGTTCTGCAGGTGCTGTCGGGGCGCGATGGCGGCTGGCCCGCGAACCAGCGCGGCGAGGGCAAGCTGAGCTTGTTGCAGGGGCTGCGCGCCGGGCTCTGGATCACCCTGACCGGGGCGGCGGCGCTGGCGATTGTCACCCGGATCGCACCCGATCTGACGATCTGGCTGCTGCCCGTATGCCTGCCGATGCTGATCGCACCGCTGCTGATCGCCTGGACCTCGCGGCCGCTGACCCACAGCCTGTTCGCCGTTCCGCAGGAAGCCGATGCCGCCCCCGTCATCCGGGCCTATCGCGATCTGGTCCGGCGCTGGATGGCGGAAGATGCCAGCAAGGAGGCGGTCGATGTCGCGGCCTGA
- a CDS encoding glucan biosynthesis protein produces MFPDSSSSSVGIGETGPSRRRLLAALAGSAAVAALGLPRHAAAQDTAAEAEPSAPAPEVVAEPAPEPVPFSFDVLSDRMQALSKEAYKPVALPGGPLSGLDYDAYRAIRFRPDHSRWADEGGFFRLQAFHPGWLYKEPVEIYELVEGIAEPMHFSAADFEYDGKAAELIPPDFEMPGVAGFRLHAPFNRADTFDEVVVFQGASYFRALGQGNVYGLSARGLAVNTASGKTEEFPRFSAFWLERPAPGATSMTIYAALDSKSLTGAYRFIVTPGATTVMDVTARLFLREDVDQLGIAPLTSMFLLGDNDRGDFDDFRHRVHDSEMLIMNTREGETFVRPLKNPPRLASSYLGAQDPVSFGLIQRNRSFDDYLDAGAHYERRPSLIVEPVGNWGRGTVRLVEIPSDLEANDNIVAFWVPEQRARKGDAMEYDYRLHWGTNPPGAVGTRAHVVRTLVGRGGVAGAAGSPGLRKFVVDFEGGTLGELPADADVTAEVYASTGRMEKPVFSRIPDTKTWRLVVDITADTGALVELKAEITGYGQNLTETWLYQWINE; encoded by the coding sequence ATGTTTCCAGACAGTTCGAGTTCTTCGGTGGGTATCGGAGAGACCGGTCCCTCCCGTCGTCGCCTGCTGGCGGCTCTGGCTGGCTCTGCCGCGGTGGCGGCGCTGGGCCTGCCTCGCCATGCTGCGGCGCAGGATACGGCGGCCGAAGCCGAGCCGTCTGCACCGGCACCCGAGGTCGTGGCTGAACCGGCGCCCGAACCGGTTCCGTTCTCCTTCGACGTGCTGAGCGACCGGATGCAGGCGCTCTCGAAAGAGGCTTACAAGCCCGTGGCCCTGCCGGGCGGGCCGCTGTCCGGGCTCGATTACGATGCCTATCGCGCGATCCGCTTCCGGCCCGATCATTCGCGCTGGGCCGATGAGGGCGGGTTCTTCCGTCTGCAGGCCTTCCATCCGGGCTGGCTCTACAAGGAGCCGGTCGAGATCTACGAGCTGGTCGAGGGCATCGCCGAGCCGATGCATTTCTCGGCCGCCGATTTCGAGTATGACGGCAAGGCCGCCGAGCTGATCCCGCCCGATTTCGAGATGCCGGGTGTTGCGGGCTTCCGGCTGCATGCGCCCTTCAACCGCGCCGATACCTTCGACGAGGTCGTCGTCTTCCAGGGCGCAAGCTATTTCCGGGCGCTCGGGCAGGGCAATGTCTACGGGCTCAGCGCCCGTGGTCTTGCGGTCAACACCGCCTCGGGCAAGACCGAGGAATTCCCGCGCTTCAGTGCCTTCTGGCTGGAACGTCCGGCGCCCGGCGCGACGTCGATGACGATCTATGCCGCGCTGGACAGCAAGTCGCTGACCGGCGCCTACCGCTTCATCGTCACGCCGGGAGCGACCACGGTGATGGACGTGACCGCGCGACTGTTCCTGCGCGAGGATGTCGATCAGCTGGGTATCGCGCCGCTGACCTCGATGTTCCTGCTGGGCGATAACGACCGCGGCGATTTCGACGATTTCCGCCATCGGGTGCATGACAGCGAGATGCTGATCATGAATACACGCGAAGGCGAGACCTTCGTGCGGCCCTTGAAAAACCCGCCGCGGCTTGCCAGCTCCTATCTCGGGGCGCAGGATCCGGTCAGCTTCGGTCTGATCCAGCGCAACCGGAGCTTCGACGACTATCTCGATGCGGGGGCGCATTACGAACGCCGTCCCTCGCTGATCGTCGAGCCGGTCGGCAATTGGGGACGCGGCACGGTGCGGCTGGTGGAGATCCCGTCCGATCTGGAGGCCAACGACAATATCGTCGCCTTCTGGGTGCCCGAGCAACGGGCGCGCAAGGGCGACGCGATGGAATACGATTACCGTCTGCACTGGGGCACCAATCCCCCCGGTGCCGTCGGGACGCGCGCCCATGTGGTGCGCACGCTGGTCGGGCGGGGCGGTGTCGCCGGCGCCGCCGGTAGCCCTGGACTGCGAAAATTCGTGGTCGATTTCGAAGGCGGCACTCTCGGGGAACTTCCGGCCGACGCGGACGTTACTGCCGAGGTGTACGCAAGCACGGGCCGAATGGAGAAACCCGTGTTCAGCCGTATCCCGGATACGAAGACATGGCGCCTTGTCGTCGACATAACCGCCGATACCGGCGCTCTGGTCGAACTCAAGGCTGAAATAACGGGGTACGGGCAAAACCTGACCGAAACCTGGCTCTACCAATGGATCAACGAATGA
- a CDS encoding transglutaminase N-terminal domain-containing protein has product MLACLDIVHTTTYRYRNAVSLGPHRLMVRPRETRDLRLLAHVLSISPTATVTWAHDVAGNAVATAVFDGLTDHLVIESRATVELTAPAWPVFAIAALAAQYPFVYAADEWTDLGALTVPQYCDPDGRLSRWVEDFVMARPTDTLSLLKDISNGVFTQISYQSRDTEGTQAPIETLDRRWGSCRDLAVLLAEAARTLGLGSRIVSGYLSDAEECLLGSAGSGSTHAWVEIFVPGAGWIAFDPTNRSFGSRNLIPLAVARNIAQVTPVAGNFIGTNVDLLSMEVFVRVESDPAQDNSLLAPRGGADIALV; this is encoded by the coding sequence ATTCTGGCCTGTCTGGACATCGTTCACACCACAACCTACCGATACCGTAACGCGGTCTCTCTCGGACCGCACAGGTTGATGGTGCGTCCCCGAGAAACGCGGGACCTGCGACTACTTGCGCATGTCCTCTCCATTTCTCCGACGGCAACGGTAACCTGGGCGCATGATGTGGCCGGTAACGCCGTCGCCACCGCCGTCTTTGACGGCCTGACAGATCATCTGGTGATCGAGAGCCGCGCCACCGTGGAACTCACCGCGCCAGCGTGGCCGGTCTTTGCCATTGCTGCCTTGGCCGCCCAGTATCCCTTTGTCTACGCCGCAGATGAGTGGACGGATCTGGGGGCATTGACAGTACCACAATACTGCGACCCAGACGGGCGGCTTTCCCGATGGGTCGAGGACTTTGTCATGGCGCGTCCGACCGACACCCTGTCTCTGCTGAAGGACATCAGCAATGGTGTGTTCACCCAGATTTCCTACCAGAGCCGCGACACTGAAGGCACCCAGGCACCGATCGAGACGCTCGACCGGCGATGGGGCTCGTGCCGTGATCTTGCGGTCCTGCTCGCCGAAGCCGCGCGCACACTTGGACTCGGTTCCCGCATCGTATCCGGCTATCTGTCAGATGCGGAAGAATGCCTTTTGGGGTCTGCGGGTTCCGGGTCCACCCATGCCTGGGTCGAGATATTTGTACCCGGTGCCGGATGGATTGCCTTCGATCCCACGAACCGAAGCTTCGGGTCTCGGAACCTGATACCACTCGCTGTGGCCCGAAACATCGCACAGGTGACCCCGGTGGCAGGCAACTTTATCGGAACGAACGTCGATTTGCTCTCGATGGAGGTATTCGTAAGAGTGGAGAGTGATCCCGCTCAAGACAACTCGCTCCTGGCCCCGAGAGGCGGGGCGGACATCGCGCTTGTCTGA